A part of Gallus gallus isolate bGalGal1 chromosome 26, bGalGal1.mat.broiler.GRCg7b, whole genome shotgun sequence genomic DNA contains:
- the TRIM33 gene encoding E3 ubiquitin-protein ligase TRIM33 isoform X3, producing MAENKGGGGGGEGAAEAGPGGGGGLEPTAASPSGAAPPAPSAAPLEERESPGAAAAAAAERGLGEAEAEAGPGVVPGPGPSPVPPLTPAAPGPFSLLDTCAVCAQSLQSRREAEPKLLPCLHSFCRRCLPEPERQLSVPVPGGANGDVQQVGVIRCPICRQECRQIDLVDNYFVKDTSETPSSSDEKSEQVCTSCEDNASAVGFCVECGEWLCKTCIEAHQRVKFTKDHMIRKKEDVSSEAVGASGQRPVFCPVHKQEQLKLFCETCDRLTCRDCQLLEHKEHRYQFLEEAFQNQKGAIENLLAKLLEKKNYVNFAATQVQNRIKEVNETNKRVEQEIKVAIFTLINEINKKGKSLLQHLENVTKERQMKLIQQQNDITGLSRQVKHVMNFTNWAIASGSSTALLYSKRLITFQLRHILKARCDPVPAANGAIRFHCDPTFWAKNVVNLGNLVIENKPAPSYTPNVVVGQAPPGTNHINKAPGQINLAQLRLQHMQQQVYAQKHQQLQQMRMGQPSGSVPRQTNPQVLQQQHSNPGHAGPFPVVSVHNNTINPTSPTTATMASANRGPTSPSVTAIELIPSVTNPENLPSLPDIPPIQLEDAGSSSLDNLLSRYITGSHLPPQPTSTMNPSPGPSALSPGSSGLSNSHTPVRPPSTSSTGSRGSCGSSGRTAEKTSVNFKSDQVKVKQEPGTEEEICSFSGAVKQEKTEDGRRSACMLSSPESSLTPPLSTNLHLESELEALGSLENHVKTEPGDLSESCKQSGHGLLNGKSPMRSLMHRSARTGGEGTNKDDDPNEDWCAVCQNGGDLLCCEKCPKVFHLTCHVPTLLSFPSGDWICTFCRDLSKPEVEYDCDNLQHSKKGKTAQGLSPVDQRKCERLLLYLYCHELSIEFQEPVPASIPNYYKIIKKPMDLSTVKKKLQKKHSQHYQTPEDFVADVRLIFKNCERFNEADSEVAQAGKAVALYFEDKLTEIYPDRTFQPLPEFEQEEDDGEITEDSDEDFIQPRRKRLKSDERPVHIK from the exons ATGGCGGAAAACAaaggaggcggcggcggcggggagggggctgccgaggccgggccgggcggcggcggcggcctgGAGCCCACGGCCGCGTCCCCCTCGGGTGCGGCGCCGCCCGCGCCCTCCGCAGCGCCTCTCGAGGAGCGGGAGAGCccgggcgcggcggcggcggcggcggcggagcgtGGTCTCGGGGAGGCCGAGGCCGAGGCGGGGCCCGGGGTGGTTCCGGGGCCGGGCCCCAGCCCGGTTCCCCCGCTGACGCCGGCGGCGCCGGGCCCTTTCTCGCTGCTGGACACCTGCGCCGTGTGCGCGCAGAGCCTGCAGAGCCGGCGCGAGGCTGAGCCCAaactgctgccctgcctgcactCCTTCTGCCGCCGCTGTCTGCCCGAGCCCGAGCGGCAGCTCAGCGTGCCCGTGCCCGGCGGCGCCAACGGCGACGTGCAGCAAG ttgGGGTAATCAGATGTCCGATATGCCGCCAAGAATGCAGACAGATAGATCTGGTGGATAACTACTTTGTGAAAGACACATCAGAAACACCAAGCAGCTCTGATGAGAAATCAGAACAG GTGTGCACAAGCTGTGAAGATAACGCTAGTGCTGTTGGGTTTTGTGTGGAGTGTGGGGAATGGTTGTGCAAGACTTGCATAGAAGCTCATCAGCGAGTAAAATTCACTAAAGATCAtatgatcagaaaaaaagaggatgtATCTTCAG aggCCGTGGGAGCATCTGGTCAACGTCCTGTTTTCTGTCCTGTCCACAAACAAGAGCAGTTAAAACTTTTCTGTGAAACATGTGACAGGCTGACGTGCAGAGACTGTCAGTTACTGGAACACAAAGAACACAG GTACCAGTTTCTAGAAGAAGCTTTCCAGAACCAGAAGGGTGCAATTGAGAACCTGTTGGCCAAACTTCTTGAGAAGAAGAATTATGTCAATTTTGCAGCTACACAAGTTCAGAACAG gataaaAGAAGTAAATGAAACTAACAAACGAGTAGAACAGGAAATCAAAGTGGCTATATTCACCCTCATCAATGAGAtcaataaaaagggaaaatctcTCCTACAGCACCTTGAG AATGTAACAAAGGAAAGGCAGATGAAGTtaatacagcaacaaaatgacATCACTGGTCTTTCGCGACAAGTGAAGCATGTGATGAACTTTACTAATTGGGCTATTGCAAGTGGCAGCAGTACTGCTTTGCTGTACAGTAAACGGCTG ATAACATTCCAGTTACGACATATTTTGAAGGCACGTTGTGATCCTGTCCCAGCTGCCAACGGAGCAATACGGTTTCATTGTGACCCCACGTTTTGGGCAAAGAACGTCGTCAATTTAG GTAACCTTGTTATTGAAAATAAACCAGCTCCTAGTTACACTCCTAATGTAGTGGTTGGACAAGCTCCTCCAGGAACAAACCACATCAACAAAGCTCCAGGACAAATCAATCTAGCACAGCTTCGACTTCAGCACATGCAGCAACAGGTGTATGCACAAAAGCATCAGCAATTGCAGCAGATGAGGATGGGACAGCCATCTGGGTCAGTTCCCAGACAAACAAATCCTCAAGTCTTACAGCAGCAG caTTCTAACCCTGGGCATGCGGGGCCTTTTCCAGTTGTTTCTGTGCACAACAACACTATTAATCCAACTAGTCCTACTACAGCAACAATGGCAAGTGCAAACCGTGGCCCAACAAGTCCGTCTGTTACAGCAATTGAACTCATTCCTTCCGTAACAAACCCGGAGAATTTACCTTCCCTGCCAGATATCCCACCCATCCAG CTTGAAGATGCTGGTTCAAGTAGTTTGGATAACCTTTTAAGCAGATATATCACAGGCAGCCATCTACCCCCACAACCCACAAGTACCATGAATCCTTCCCCAGGACCTTCAGCTCTATCTCCAGGGTCATCAG gTTTATCCAACTCCCACACTCCTGTGAGGCCACCCAGTACCTCCAGCACAGGTAGCAGAGGAAG TTGTGGCTCCTCAGGCAGAACTGCTGAGAAAACTAGTGTTAACTTCAAGTCTGACCAGGTGAAAGTCAAGCAAGAGCCGGGGACAGAGGAAGAGATATGCAGTTTCTCAGGAGCAGTAAAGCAGGAGAAAACGGAGGATGGCCGAAGGAGTGCTTGCATG CTTAGCAGTCCTGAGAGCAGCTTGACACCACCACTGTCCACTAACTTGCATCTGGAAAGTGAATTGGAAGCCTTAGGAAGTCTGGAAAATCATGTAAAAACTGAGCCAGGAGACTTGAGTGAAAGCTGCAAGCAGTCTGGGCATGGCCTTCTCAATGGAAAATCCCCAATGCGGAGTCTGATGCACCGATCAGCTAGAACAGGAGGAGAAGGCACTAACAAGGATGATGATCCGAATGAAGACTGGTGTGCTGTATGCCAAAACGGAGGGGATCTGTTATGTTGTGAAAAGTGCCCCAAAGTGTTTCATCTGACTTGTCATGTTCCAACACTCCTCAGCTTTCCGAG tggaGATTGGATATGTACGTTCTGCAGAGATCTAAGCAAACCAGAGGTAGAATATGATTGCGACAACTTGCAACACAGCAAGAAGGGGAAAACAGCACAAGGCCTGAGTCCTGTGGACCAAAGG aaATGTGAACGTCTCCTGCTTTACCTGTATTGTCATGAGCTGAGCATTGAATTTCAAGAGCCAGTCCCAGCCTCG ATACCAAACTACTACAAAATTATAAAGAAGCCGATGGATTTAtctacagtgaaaaagaaactgcaaaagaaGCATTCTCAGCATTACCAGACTCCTGAGGACTTTGTGGCTGATGTCCGGTTGATCTTCAAGAACTGTGAAAGGTTTAATGAA
- the TRIM33 gene encoding E3 ubiquitin-protein ligase TRIM33 isoform X2, whose translation MAENKGGGGGGEGAAEAGPGGGGGLEPTAASPSGAAPPAPSAAPLEERESPGAAAAAAAERGLGEAEAEAGPGVVPGPGPSPVPPLTPAAPGPFSLLDTCAVCAQSLQSRREAEPKLLPCLHSFCRRCLPEPERQLSVPVPGGANGDVQQVGVIRCPICRQECRQIDLVDNYFVKDTSETPSSSDEKSEQVCTSCEDNASAVGFCVECGEWLCKTCIEAHQRVKFTKDHMIRKKEDVSSEAVGASGQRPVFCPVHKQEQLKLFCETCDRLTCRDCQLLEHKEHRYQFLEEAFQNQKGAIENLLAKLLEKKNYVNFAATQVQNRIKEVNETNKRVEQEIKVAIFTLINEINKKGKSLLQHLENVTKERQMKLIQQQNDITGLSRQVKHVMNFTNWAIASGSSTALLYSKRLITFQLRHILKARCDPVPAANGAIRFHCDPTFWAKNVVNLGNLVIENKPAPSYTPNVVVGQAPPGTNHINKAPGQINLAQLRLQHMQQQVYAQKHQQLQQMRMGQPSGSVPRQTNPQVLQQQHSNPGHAGPFPVVSVHNNTINPTSPTTATMASANRGPTSPSVTAIELIPSVTNPENLPSLPDIPPIQLEDAGSSSLDNLLSRYITGSHLPPQPTSTMNPSPGPSALSPGSSGLSNSHTPVRPPSTSSTGSRGSCGSSGRTAEKTSVNFKSDQVKVKQEPGTEEEICSFSGAVKQEKTEDGRRSACMLSSPESSLTPPLSTNLHLESELEALGSLENHVKTEPGDLSESCKQSGHGLLNGKSPMRSLMHRSARTGGEGTNKDDDPNEDWCAVCQNGGDLLCCEKCPKVFHLTCHVPTLLSFPSGDWICTFCRDLSKPEVEYDCDNLQHSKKGKTAQGLSPVDQRKCERLLLYLYCHELSIEFQEPVPASIPNYYKIIKKPMDLSTVKKKLQKKHSQHYQTPEDFVADVRLIFKNCERFNEMMKVVQVYAETQEINLKADSEVAQAGKAVALYFEDKLTEIYPDRTFQPLPEFEQEEDDGEITEDSDEDFIQPRRKRLKSDERPVHIK comes from the exons ATGGCGGAAAACAaaggaggcggcggcggcggggagggggctgccgaggccgggccgggcggcggcggcggcctgGAGCCCACGGCCGCGTCCCCCTCGGGTGCGGCGCCGCCCGCGCCCTCCGCAGCGCCTCTCGAGGAGCGGGAGAGCccgggcgcggcggcggcggcggcggcggagcgtGGTCTCGGGGAGGCCGAGGCCGAGGCGGGGCCCGGGGTGGTTCCGGGGCCGGGCCCCAGCCCGGTTCCCCCGCTGACGCCGGCGGCGCCGGGCCCTTTCTCGCTGCTGGACACCTGCGCCGTGTGCGCGCAGAGCCTGCAGAGCCGGCGCGAGGCTGAGCCCAaactgctgccctgcctgcactCCTTCTGCCGCCGCTGTCTGCCCGAGCCCGAGCGGCAGCTCAGCGTGCCCGTGCCCGGCGGCGCCAACGGCGACGTGCAGCAAG ttgGGGTAATCAGATGTCCGATATGCCGCCAAGAATGCAGACAGATAGATCTGGTGGATAACTACTTTGTGAAAGACACATCAGAAACACCAAGCAGCTCTGATGAGAAATCAGAACAG GTGTGCACAAGCTGTGAAGATAACGCTAGTGCTGTTGGGTTTTGTGTGGAGTGTGGGGAATGGTTGTGCAAGACTTGCATAGAAGCTCATCAGCGAGTAAAATTCACTAAAGATCAtatgatcagaaaaaaagaggatgtATCTTCAG aggCCGTGGGAGCATCTGGTCAACGTCCTGTTTTCTGTCCTGTCCACAAACAAGAGCAGTTAAAACTTTTCTGTGAAACATGTGACAGGCTGACGTGCAGAGACTGTCAGTTACTGGAACACAAAGAACACAG GTACCAGTTTCTAGAAGAAGCTTTCCAGAACCAGAAGGGTGCAATTGAGAACCTGTTGGCCAAACTTCTTGAGAAGAAGAATTATGTCAATTTTGCAGCTACACAAGTTCAGAACAG gataaaAGAAGTAAATGAAACTAACAAACGAGTAGAACAGGAAATCAAAGTGGCTATATTCACCCTCATCAATGAGAtcaataaaaagggaaaatctcTCCTACAGCACCTTGAG AATGTAACAAAGGAAAGGCAGATGAAGTtaatacagcaacaaaatgacATCACTGGTCTTTCGCGACAAGTGAAGCATGTGATGAACTTTACTAATTGGGCTATTGCAAGTGGCAGCAGTACTGCTTTGCTGTACAGTAAACGGCTG ATAACATTCCAGTTACGACATATTTTGAAGGCACGTTGTGATCCTGTCCCAGCTGCCAACGGAGCAATACGGTTTCATTGTGACCCCACGTTTTGGGCAAAGAACGTCGTCAATTTAG GTAACCTTGTTATTGAAAATAAACCAGCTCCTAGTTACACTCCTAATGTAGTGGTTGGACAAGCTCCTCCAGGAACAAACCACATCAACAAAGCTCCAGGACAAATCAATCTAGCACAGCTTCGACTTCAGCACATGCAGCAACAGGTGTATGCACAAAAGCATCAGCAATTGCAGCAGATGAGGATGGGACAGCCATCTGGGTCAGTTCCCAGACAAACAAATCCTCAAGTCTTACAGCAGCAG caTTCTAACCCTGGGCATGCGGGGCCTTTTCCAGTTGTTTCTGTGCACAACAACACTATTAATCCAACTAGTCCTACTACAGCAACAATGGCAAGTGCAAACCGTGGCCCAACAAGTCCGTCTGTTACAGCAATTGAACTCATTCCTTCCGTAACAAACCCGGAGAATTTACCTTCCCTGCCAGATATCCCACCCATCCAG CTTGAAGATGCTGGTTCAAGTAGTTTGGATAACCTTTTAAGCAGATATATCACAGGCAGCCATCTACCCCCACAACCCACAAGTACCATGAATCCTTCCCCAGGACCTTCAGCTCTATCTCCAGGGTCATCAG gTTTATCCAACTCCCACACTCCTGTGAGGCCACCCAGTACCTCCAGCACAGGTAGCAGAGGAAG TTGTGGCTCCTCAGGCAGAACTGCTGAGAAAACTAGTGTTAACTTCAAGTCTGACCAGGTGAAAGTCAAGCAAGAGCCGGGGACAGAGGAAGAGATATGCAGTTTCTCAGGAGCAGTAAAGCAGGAGAAAACGGAGGATGGCCGAAGGAGTGCTTGCATG CTTAGCAGTCCTGAGAGCAGCTTGACACCACCACTGTCCACTAACTTGCATCTGGAAAGTGAATTGGAAGCCTTAGGAAGTCTGGAAAATCATGTAAAAACTGAGCCAGGAGACTTGAGTGAAAGCTGCAAGCAGTCTGGGCATGGCCTTCTCAATGGAAAATCCCCAATGCGGAGTCTGATGCACCGATCAGCTAGAACAGGAGGAGAAGGCACTAACAAGGATGATGATCCGAATGAAGACTGGTGTGCTGTATGCCAAAACGGAGGGGATCTGTTATGTTGTGAAAAGTGCCCCAAAGTGTTTCATCTGACTTGTCATGTTCCAACACTCCTCAGCTTTCCGAG tggaGATTGGATATGTACGTTCTGCAGAGATCTAAGCAAACCAGAGGTAGAATATGATTGCGACAACTTGCAACACAGCAAGAAGGGGAAAACAGCACAAGGCCTGAGTCCTGTGGACCAAAGG aaATGTGAACGTCTCCTGCTTTACCTGTATTGTCATGAGCTGAGCATTGAATTTCAAGAGCCAGTCCCAGCCTCG ATACCAAACTACTACAAAATTATAAAGAAGCCGATGGATTTAtctacagtgaaaaagaaactgcaaaagaaGCATTCTCAGCATTACCAGACTCCTGAGGACTTTGTGGCTGATGTCCGGTTGATCTTCAAGAACTGTGAAAGGTTTAATGAA
- the TRIM33 gene encoding E3 ubiquitin-protein ligase TRIM33 isoform X1 → MAENKGGGGGGEGAAEAGPGGGGGLEPTAASPSGAAPPAPSAAPLEERESPGAAAAAAAERGLGEAEAEAGPGVVPGPGPSPVPPLTPAAPGPFSLLDTCAVCAQSLQSRREAEPKLLPCLHSFCRRCLPEPERQLSVPVPGGANGDVQQVGVIRCPICRQECRQIDLVDNYFVKDTSETPSSSDEKSEQVCTSCEDNASAVGFCVECGEWLCKTCIEAHQRVKFTKDHMIRKKEDVSSEAVGASGQRPVFCPVHKQEQLKLFCETCDRLTCRDCQLLEHKEHRYQFLEEAFQNQKGAIENLLAKLLEKKNYVNFAATQVQNRIKEVNETNKRVEQEIKVAIFTLINEINKKGKSLLQHLENVTKERQMKLIQQQNDITGLSRQVKHVMNFTNWAIASGSSTALLYSKRLITFQLRHILKARCDPVPAANGAIRFHCDPTFWAKNVVNLGNLVIENKPAPSYTPNVVVGQAPPGTNHINKAPGQINLAQLRLQHMQQQVYAQKHQQLQQMRMGQPSGSVPRQTNPQVLQQQPPRLISMQTMQRGNMNCGAFQAHQMRMAQNAARIPGIPRHNGPQYSMMQPHLQRQHSNPGHAGPFPVVSVHNNTINPTSPTTATMASANRGPTSPSVTAIELIPSVTNPENLPSLPDIPPIQLEDAGSSSLDNLLSRYITGSHLPPQPTSTMNPSPGPSALSPGSSGLSNSHTPVRPPSTSSTGSRGSCGSSGRTAEKTSVNFKSDQVKVKQEPGTEEEICSFSGAVKQEKTEDGRRSACMLSSPESSLTPPLSTNLHLESELEALGSLENHVKTEPGDLSESCKQSGHGLLNGKSPMRSLMHRSARTGGEGTNKDDDPNEDWCAVCQNGGDLLCCEKCPKVFHLTCHVPTLLSFPSGDWICTFCRDLSKPEVEYDCDNLQHSKKGKTAQGLSPVDQRKCERLLLYLYCHELSIEFQEPVPASIPNYYKIIKKPMDLSTVKKKLQKKHSQHYQTPEDFVADVRLIFKNCERFNEADSEVAQAGKAVALYFEDKLTEIYPDRTFQPLPEFEQEEDDGEITEDSDEDFIQPRRKRLKSDERPVHIK, encoded by the exons ATGGCGGAAAACAaaggaggcggcggcggcggggagggggctgccgaggccgggccgggcggcggcggcggcctgGAGCCCACGGCCGCGTCCCCCTCGGGTGCGGCGCCGCCCGCGCCCTCCGCAGCGCCTCTCGAGGAGCGGGAGAGCccgggcgcggcggcggcggcggcggcggagcgtGGTCTCGGGGAGGCCGAGGCCGAGGCGGGGCCCGGGGTGGTTCCGGGGCCGGGCCCCAGCCCGGTTCCCCCGCTGACGCCGGCGGCGCCGGGCCCTTTCTCGCTGCTGGACACCTGCGCCGTGTGCGCGCAGAGCCTGCAGAGCCGGCGCGAGGCTGAGCCCAaactgctgccctgcctgcactCCTTCTGCCGCCGCTGTCTGCCCGAGCCCGAGCGGCAGCTCAGCGTGCCCGTGCCCGGCGGCGCCAACGGCGACGTGCAGCAAG ttgGGGTAATCAGATGTCCGATATGCCGCCAAGAATGCAGACAGATAGATCTGGTGGATAACTACTTTGTGAAAGACACATCAGAAACACCAAGCAGCTCTGATGAGAAATCAGAACAG GTGTGCACAAGCTGTGAAGATAACGCTAGTGCTGTTGGGTTTTGTGTGGAGTGTGGGGAATGGTTGTGCAAGACTTGCATAGAAGCTCATCAGCGAGTAAAATTCACTAAAGATCAtatgatcagaaaaaaagaggatgtATCTTCAG aggCCGTGGGAGCATCTGGTCAACGTCCTGTTTTCTGTCCTGTCCACAAACAAGAGCAGTTAAAACTTTTCTGTGAAACATGTGACAGGCTGACGTGCAGAGACTGTCAGTTACTGGAACACAAAGAACACAG GTACCAGTTTCTAGAAGAAGCTTTCCAGAACCAGAAGGGTGCAATTGAGAACCTGTTGGCCAAACTTCTTGAGAAGAAGAATTATGTCAATTTTGCAGCTACACAAGTTCAGAACAG gataaaAGAAGTAAATGAAACTAACAAACGAGTAGAACAGGAAATCAAAGTGGCTATATTCACCCTCATCAATGAGAtcaataaaaagggaaaatctcTCCTACAGCACCTTGAG AATGTAACAAAGGAAAGGCAGATGAAGTtaatacagcaacaaaatgacATCACTGGTCTTTCGCGACAAGTGAAGCATGTGATGAACTTTACTAATTGGGCTATTGCAAGTGGCAGCAGTACTGCTTTGCTGTACAGTAAACGGCTG ATAACATTCCAGTTACGACATATTTTGAAGGCACGTTGTGATCCTGTCCCAGCTGCCAACGGAGCAATACGGTTTCATTGTGACCCCACGTTTTGGGCAAAGAACGTCGTCAATTTAG GTAACCTTGTTATTGAAAATAAACCAGCTCCTAGTTACACTCCTAATGTAGTGGTTGGACAAGCTCCTCCAGGAACAAACCACATCAACAAAGCTCCAGGACAAATCAATCTAGCACAGCTTCGACTTCAGCACATGCAGCAACAGGTGTATGCACAAAAGCATCAGCAATTGCAGCAGATGAGGATGGGACAGCCATCTGGGTCAGTTCCCAGACAAACAAATCCTCAAGTCTTACAGCAGCAG CCTCCCAGGTTGATCAGCATGCAGACCATGCAGAGAGGTAACATGAACTGTGGGGCTTTCCAAGCACATCAGATGAGAATGGCTCAGAATGCTGCTCGTATACCAGGAATACCACGCCACAATGGACCACAATACTCCATGATGCAACCTCACCTTCAAAGACAA caTTCTAACCCTGGGCATGCGGGGCCTTTTCCAGTTGTTTCTGTGCACAACAACACTATTAATCCAACTAGTCCTACTACAGCAACAATGGCAAGTGCAAACCGTGGCCCAACAAGTCCGTCTGTTACAGCAATTGAACTCATTCCTTCCGTAACAAACCCGGAGAATTTACCTTCCCTGCCAGATATCCCACCCATCCAG CTTGAAGATGCTGGTTCAAGTAGTTTGGATAACCTTTTAAGCAGATATATCACAGGCAGCCATCTACCCCCACAACCCACAAGTACCATGAATCCTTCCCCAGGACCTTCAGCTCTATCTCCAGGGTCATCAG gTTTATCCAACTCCCACACTCCTGTGAGGCCACCCAGTACCTCCAGCACAGGTAGCAGAGGAAG TTGTGGCTCCTCAGGCAGAACTGCTGAGAAAACTAGTGTTAACTTCAAGTCTGACCAGGTGAAAGTCAAGCAAGAGCCGGGGACAGAGGAAGAGATATGCAGTTTCTCAGGAGCAGTAAAGCAGGAGAAAACGGAGGATGGCCGAAGGAGTGCTTGCATG CTTAGCAGTCCTGAGAGCAGCTTGACACCACCACTGTCCACTAACTTGCATCTGGAAAGTGAATTGGAAGCCTTAGGAAGTCTGGAAAATCATGTAAAAACTGAGCCAGGAGACTTGAGTGAAAGCTGCAAGCAGTCTGGGCATGGCCTTCTCAATGGAAAATCCCCAATGCGGAGTCTGATGCACCGATCAGCTAGAACAGGAGGAGAAGGCACTAACAAGGATGATGATCCGAATGAAGACTGGTGTGCTGTATGCCAAAACGGAGGGGATCTGTTATGTTGTGAAAAGTGCCCCAAAGTGTTTCATCTGACTTGTCATGTTCCAACACTCCTCAGCTTTCCGAG tggaGATTGGATATGTACGTTCTGCAGAGATCTAAGCAAACCAGAGGTAGAATATGATTGCGACAACTTGCAACACAGCAAGAAGGGGAAAACAGCACAAGGCCTGAGTCCTGTGGACCAAAGG aaATGTGAACGTCTCCTGCTTTACCTGTATTGTCATGAGCTGAGCATTGAATTTCAAGAGCCAGTCCCAGCCTCG ATACCAAACTACTACAAAATTATAAAGAAGCCGATGGATTTAtctacagtgaaaaagaaactgcaaaagaaGCATTCTCAGCATTACCAGACTCCTGAGGACTTTGTGGCTGATGTCCGGTTGATCTTCAAGAACTGTGAAAGGTTTAATGAA